Proteins co-encoded in one Aspergillus fumigatus Af293 chromosome 6, whole genome shotgun sequence genomic window:
- a CDS encoding glycoside hydrolase family 27 protein, which translates to MHISGYKIPSNQGQAIWRNIYCNCQLLLLWLRVTVFLQTLSSLHNGALFTAALRGALRPQGFCIEQWLSSNTADGMVILDAAERIVSLGFKDLGYEYVVLDDCWSAGRNSSGYLIADSEKFPNGIAHLADKVHELGLKIGIYSSAGRWTCARYEGSLGYEEKDAALWASWGIDYLKYDNCYNEGEEGTPKLSFDRYNAMFKALNATGRPMLYSLCNWGVDGPWNFAPTIANSWRTTGDLSNVWDRDDVNCPCSELDGLDCKTPGYKCSIMNVLNKAVYYPSKAIPGAWNDLDMLQVGNGGLTDDESIAHMSLWAALKSPLLMTNVMTKIDPPTLSILQNPAVLAVSQDPLASTPVRQWRYFVDDVDENGKGEIQMYSGPLSGGDQLVLLLNAGSKAREMNATLVDIFWESGAKGTAKQVKQHWDVYDLWANRMSNEDAAAIINGTFTGPSPYNLTAMGGAHEVYSRPLPSNSKVLMGSKVGSVQPSGTVTAYVRPHGVAMLRLRATDKKDEL; encoded by the exons ATGCATATCTCGGGCTATAAAATCCCCAGTAATCAAGGGCAGGCAATATGGAGGAATATTTACTGCAATTGCCAATTACTTCTGCTGTGGCTGAGAGTAACTGTCTTCCTGCAAACGCTTTCGTCGCTGCACAATGGCGCTCTCTTCACTGCTGCTCTCCGCGGCGCTCTTCGGCCTCAAGGCTTCTGCATTGAACAATGGCTTAGCTCTAACACCGCAGATGGGATGG TCATTCTCGATGCGGCGGAGAGGATTGTTTCTCTTGGCTTCAAGGACTTGGGATACGAATATGTGGTCTTGGACGACTGCTGGTCGGCCGGCCGGAACTCGTCTGGCTACCTCATCGCCGACTCCGAGAAGTTCCCAAATGGAATCGCCCATCTTGCAGACAAAGTCCATGAGTTGGGCCTGAAAATCGGCATCTACTCCAGCGCTGGAAGGTGGACTTGCGCGCGGTATGAGGGCTCGCTCGGTTACGAGGAAAAGGACGCTGCCCTCTGGGCAAGCTGGGGT ATCGACTACCTCAAGTACGACAATTGCTACaacgaaggcgaagaaggtaCCCCCAAACTCTCCTTTGACCGCTACAACGCCATGTTCAAGGCCCTCAATGCAACTGGTCGCCCAATGCTTTATTCCCTGTGTAATTGGGGCGTCGACGGGCCCTGGAACTTCGCCCCAACCATCGCCAACTCCTGGCGCACGACTGGCGATCTGAGCAACGTCTGGGACCGCGACGACGTCAACTGCCCCTGTTCCGAACTGGACGGCCTGGACTGCAAGACGCCCGGTTACAAATGCTCCATCATGAATGTCCTCAATAAGGCCGTTTACTATCCGTCCAAGGCGATCCCAGGCGCCTGGAACGACCTCGATATGCTCC AGGTCGGGAACGGTGGCCTCACCGACGATGAATCAATTGCTCACATGAGCCTCTGGGCCGCCCTCAAATCCCCCCTCCTCATGACCAACGTCATGACCAAGATCGATCCGCCCaccctctccatcctccagAACCCGGCCGTCCTCGCCGTCTCGCAGGACCCCCTTGCCTCCACCCCCGTCCGCCAGTGGCGCTACTTCGTCGACGACGTCGATGAGAACGGCAAGGGCGAGATCCAGATGTACTCTGGCCCGCTGAGCGGCGGCGACCAGCTGGTACTGCTGCTAAACGCGGGGTCCAAGGCTCGCGAGATGAACGCCACGCTGGTCGATATCTTCTGGGAGAGCGGCGCCAAGGGAACGGCGAAACAGGTCAAGCAGCACTGGGATGTGTATGATCTGTGGGCCAACCGGATGAGTAATGAGGATGCGGCGGCCATCATTAACGGGACGTTTACTGGGCCGTCGCCCTATAACTTGACTGCTATGGGTGGGGCGCATGAGGTCTATTCGCGCCCTCTGCCGTCGAATTcgaaggtgttgatggggTCCAAGGTTGGGTCAGTGCAGCCTAGTGGCACGGTTACGGCTTATGTTCGGCCGCATGGTGTCGCTATGTTGCGGTTGCGTGCGACCGACAAAAAGGATGAATTGTAA
- the trm44 gene encoding tRNA (uracil) methyltransferase: MPRNVKKNPRDVTKLSGKPLAETIEPSPVLKTLQEGWVTSPDLIEGDLSFTLEVIQNMTVFLLANPNLNSSHLFRADILYDSLGVLSAPHAMEQSRDQGSGGRDQDTQKEDYVEPLPARSVPGFELKRTFVRRLIPRNRNLDRPLEQTCHFYEADELPPTSNSTNIAQSEQCESKAESPRQRFLVIYLPHVSSKEEMPWYHPLLRSLAFLYDFTPNAFPHSSEENKGTGIMSVHFLPYEEEPIQNRLERTLLALLSTHIRLARQTRLDEKPEGGNYNPHKDNVIPKHLVQDTYARLKLKYAADLCQNWVEDTEPTKHVFEDLSITAFLIELWRSMYGVVPADERSPDQKEQGKYDLKFPGFVDVACGNGVLVYVLLSEGYHGWGFDARRRKTWSIFPSSIQERLKEEIYIPKPFADVCTDSEMDFGVKTHTGMFPEHTFIISNHADELTVWTPLMAALSNPASPLPFISIPCCSHSLSGARYRYPPPKPNQKGSVDRPEDQEVEQNPQPAAGDLKALRAAKQKERTDTGAANSMYGSLTAKTVATAEEIGYEVEKTLLRIPSTRNMGVIGGRRRTTQEWTSRVHSAQASQAVGCSAPEAVRAAAQVLEWVAAVVQRECAREGGVEVAAKVWIERAKGLHKGQGKGNQPAH, translated from the coding sequence ATGCCGAGGAACGTGAAGAAGAACCCGCGAGATGTCACTAAGCTCTCCGGGAAGCCTCTGGCTGAGACGATAGAGCCATCACCTGTTCTGAAAACCCTGCAGGAGGGGTGGGTAACCTCGCCAGATCTGATAGAGGGTGATCTCTCCTTTACTCTAGAGGTGATTCAAAACATGACGGTTTTTCTGTTGGCGAATCCCAACCTGAATTCAAGCCACTTGTTCCGTGCGGATATTCTTTATGATAGCCTGGGCGTTCTCAGCGCCCCGCATGCTATGGAGCAGAGTCGAGATCAGGGGAGCGGCGGCAGAGACCAGGATACCCAAAAAGAAGATTATGTCGAGCCTCTTCCCGCAAGGAGTGTACCTGGATTCGAACTGAAGAGGACCTTTGTGAGAAGGCTCATCCCTAGGAATAGGAATCTGGACCGGCCCCTCGAACAGACCTGTCATTTTTACGAGGCGGATGAACTTCCCCCAACATCTAACAGTACAAACATTGCTCAAAGCGAGCAATGCGAATCGAAGGCTGAGTCGCCTCGCCAACGCTTCTTGGTCATTTACCTGCCGCATGTCTcgtccaaggaggagatgccATGGTACCACCCCTTGCTACGATCATTGGCCTTTCTGTATGATTTTACACCCAATGCCTTTCCACATTCATCCGAAGAGAATAAAGGAACCGGGATAATGTCGGTGCACTTCCTTCCCTACGAGGAAGAACCGATCCAGAACCGTCTAGAGCGCACCCTGCTCGCGCTGTTGAGTACTCATATCCGGCTTGCTCGTCAGACGCGCCTGGACGAAAAGCCAGAAGGAGGGAACTACAACCCGCACAAAGATAACGTGATACCAAAGCACCTCGTGCAAGACACCTATGCGCGACTCAAATTGAAGTATGCGGCGGACCTCTGTCAGAATTGGGTTGAGGATACTGAACCGACCAAGCATGTTTTTGAAGACCTCTCCATCACGGCCTTCCTGATCGAGTTGTGGAGGAGTATGTACGGAGTTGTACCCGCCGATGAGAGAAGCCCCGACCAGAAGGAGCAAGGAAAGTACGACTTAAAGTTCCCCGGGTTCGTGGATGTCGCTTGTGGAAACGGGGTGCTTGTCTATGTGCTTCTCTCGGAAGGGTACCATGGCTGGGGATTTGATGCTCGTCGTCGAAAGACCTGGAGTATATTCCCGTCGTCAATCCAGGAGAGACTCAAGGAGGAAATATACATACCGAAGCCATTTGCAGACGTGTGCACAGACTCGGAGATGGACTTTGGTGTGAAAACGCACACAGGCATgtttccggagcacacatTCATCATCTCGAATCATGCCGACGAGCTCACAGTCTGGACGCCTCTTATGGCTGCCCTCTCAAACCCGGCATCCCCCTTACCGTTCATCTCAATACCCTGCTGCTCTCACTCGCTCTCCGGAGCCAGATATCGTTACCCGCCACCGAAGCCTAACCAAAAAGGGTCTGTTGACCGcccagaagatcaagaggTGGAACAGAATCCTCAACCGGCAGCCGGGGACTTGAAAGCGCTCCGGGCTGCTAAACAGAAGGAGCGCACCGATACCGGCGCGGCCAATTCCATGTACGGCTCTCTTACTGCCAAGACAGTGGCAACCGCCGAAGAGATCGGATACGAAGTGGAAAAGACGCTGTTACGCATCCCCAGCACAAGGAATATGGGGGTGATCGGCGGCCGGAGACGGACAACGCAGGAGTGGACCTCGAGGGTTCATTCCGCACAGGCCTCGCAGGCAGTCGGATGTAGTGCTCCCGAGGCTGTTCGGGCTGCTGCGCAGGTCCTAGAATGGGTCGCAGCGGTTGTCCAGCGGGAGTGTgctcgagaaggaggagtcGAGGTCGCAGCGAAGGTATGGATTGAGCGTGCCAAGGGACTCCACAAGGGACAGGGAAAGGGTAACCAGCCTGCTCATTGA